ttagttttttttttttttttttttagtataattaatgatttttttattttttattttggaaacaaatgataatgattgggtgtgtttgtatgtgaatATGCAAATGTGGGGTTTGTATatatttgctaggattttatacaaagtaaaaaatatatttaggtatatatttgtattgttaggCTTTTATCATGACTATTTTTGCAAGTTAGTGTATATAACTTGCTAGGATTTTatacaaagtaaaaaatattgtagatatatatttgtattgttaggCTTTTATCATGACTATTTTTGCAAGTTAATGTTTatatttgctaggattttataacaagtaaaaaatattgtagatatatatttgtattgctAGGCTTTTATCATGgctatttttcttgttgtttggtttgatatttttatttatattaattaaagctgagttgaaattttgtaatgggggtgagttttgtttttagtttttttatttgtttgagtacgaaatgataatgattgagtgtgtttgtatgtgatgtggggtgagaatttgtgatttttgtaccttgagtagatagaaaaggttttgtaattgatgttaaatgaaagaaaaaaatatgtcGCTAACATATTATACTTGACTCTCTAATAGGTTCACAACATCTGAAgaatattgatataaatgtaTACTACGGTGGACCCCTTAACAATCCTGGGGGGATTGAGGGATTTCCATTTACAGGGCCGAGTATCCAATGCTACCCCATGATGGTACATTGTAATTTGAAGACGTTGAATGATTTGAAGTTGAAAATAATGGACGAATTGAATTTGAACTCTGCTTGGTATgacatcaagattatttatcgtTACCCACAAGAAGTCCTACATGAACGGATAAATTACGGGTATATGGCGACTAAAGAAGACAAACATGTGAAGATGATGTTTAATAGGATCCAGAAAATGCCCCAAGTAAATGCTGCTGAGTTGTACATAAGTTCAGAGCCGCTTGCGGAAGTTGATACTGAGATGGTGCAACAAACAACTACATCTTTACAATTTACAGCCCTTGATGATGGATGCACTGCAATGGGAGGGTATACAATGGGAGATTATATGCTCCCATCTCAAGATCATGTTGTAAATACTAGTGAAACCCTCCATTGTCAAGAGACACATTTAGAGGAGGATGACGAAGACGAAGACTATGTtgaagacaaagacaaagacgAAGATCATGCTACGAATGATGGTGAAAGTATTGATGGTGTGGATGAGtacgaagagaggattgaacGAGGCGACCTTGAGAACGATGTGGATGACCATGAAGTCATTCCCcattttgaagaggaaaatatggagtTCTATGATGAAGGTGATGCAGACGATGATATTGGCATCCAGCATGATACAAATACGACCATTGGCTACAGACCTCCTGCCGACTCATTCTACgcaaatacttgggaaaatatgTTTAATCCTTCACGTCTATTAGAACCATTTGTTTGTACTTGGCAAGATGGGATgcatttttgtaaagggttgacttttgcaaataaatCGGCGGTGAAACGTGCATTGACAATATACGCAGCAAatgataatagaaattttataacCCGGAGGTCGAGCACCACAAAATTGTGCTTCGCATGCGTTGATGACAACTGCAAGTGGTACGTTGGGGCATTCATGAAGAATAAACTTAATGGTCTGTGGGTGGTCACGTCTTATGTGGGTCCACACACTTGTATACCCTTTGGCCTGCAAAGAGACGGTAGAATgatggattttaattttgttgcatCAGAAATTGTGGAAAAATTGCGACAAAATCACACTGCTCGTATTGATGAGCTCTGGGAGATCATACGTACTAAGTATAATCATgagctttcttactataaagtatgagacgcaaaacaaaaggcaattgctAAGATATTTGGAGATTGGGAGGAGTCTTACCAGAGGTTGCGGAAATTGTTGTTGGCATACTTGGATCAGGACTCAAGTACCAAGTACAGCTATCACACCATACCAAGGCCATACGAAGGTATTGCGGTACTTCGCTATGTATATTGGGCATTCGCTTCATGCATTGCTGCATTCAAATATTGCAGGCCAGTGATTAGTATTGATGGGACTCATTTGTATGGTAAATACAAAGGGGTGTTGATGATTGCAATGACAACTGATGCTAACCAAAAGGTTTTGCCTCTCGCCTTTGCTGTTGTAGACAGGGAGTCAGGGCCTAGTTGGGGTTGGTTTTTAGAGTGTCTTAGGACTTCCATAGAGCATGTCATACCTAAGGATGACATTTACATTATTTCTGACCGACATAAAGGTATCAGATGCGCCATTCGAGAGTGGCCTAAAGGTGAGGACGGAAGAGAACAGGTATATCATCGATATTTccttcgacatgttgctagcaacttcaacacaAAATTTAAGGACCCGACTTTAAAGGCATTGGCCTTGAAAGCTGGATATGCGACTCATGAAGCAAAATTCACGTCCATAATGCAAACCATTAAGGAGGCCGAGATTAATTTACTGAGGGGTGTAGACCTTATTGATCGCCACATCCTACGCTATATGCCTTACACATATCTAATGAGTAAGGATGTTGACAAATGGACCCAGTCACAGGATGTTGGAAGGCATTacggggcaatgacaaccaatatctCTAAGTGTTTTAATGGGGGTACTTAAAGGTACCCGCTGTTTGCCCATTGCTGCAATGGTTAAGTTCACATGGTCTaaacttgttgcatatttcTACGATCGAcatgaaaaaaattctttctgATATCTCTTAAGGTAAGGTATGGAGTGATTATGCAATGAAgatctataacaaaaatgagCTGAAAACTGCAAGACACACTGTGAGGAATTTTAATAATGAAATTGGTGTATATCAAGTGGTTACCCCGTATAACGACCATAGAGGTGGAGGGGGAAACCACAGTCATGAAGTGCACGTAATTGAGCAAACATGTGGTTGTGGAAAGTGGCAAAACTTGaagatcccttgttcacatgcaattaaagttCTTAAAAGTCTGCACCTCGATGCGACCAGCTATATTGACCCATGTTACAGTTTGAACAACGCCATTCAGACATATTCACATCATTTTGTGGTGCCAAAATCAGAGTCATTGTGGAGGGATGTTCGCGGACCACGGTGGGTGCCTGACCCACAACTGTTGCGGGGCAAAGGTCATCCTGTGAAGTCAAAattaaggaatgaaatggatgggATACGACGAGAACGGGGAAGCTGGAGGGAAGATCCAGACTTGAGGGAGATTCAACCAAGGCAACAATGTGGAGTGTGTCATCAAGAGGGGCATAACCGCAGATGCTGTCCCAATTCCCATGGGCCTTCGACAAGTGGTAGTGCTGCAAACTAGGCAAGTGTTGtcactgtttttatataatatgctTAGAATGTCATTTGGTTGTTGTTCTTCACATTTGGAAACTAACAACTGTACCTTCGTGGTTGTCAGGCGAGCGGAGACTGGATTTTTGAATGGCATTGTACGTGGGACTTGTGGTTATGTTCGGTATGGACAAGTGCAGCAAATTCTATGTAGACtatgttgtatcagtatggaAAAGTTATAGGTGGCTATGTAGAGtatgttgtatcagtatggaCAAGTGTTAGACGACTATGTAGACTATGTTGTTTTgacttagtttttattttgtttattgctaAATATTGTGCTAATTGAACATTTGCTATCCATTGTACTCGTTACATTAATTGCGTTGTGCAGCTTTTGCCTGTAATGCAATGATATGGCATTGGCAATGTAGCTACTACTTTGCCAACTTCAACCACGACGGCCTTGTTTGAACCGATGATAATGTATTGACTGTTTTTGTGTGCTTAGGGCAACTAAAatgcccatgaatagtaactgTTTGAATCCGATTGTTTGCATCTGATGTACTCTCTCCTTGACTGGTGATTATGCTTGTATCTACTTCTTTACCGCTGACCATGTGATTTGTTCTGGATCTCTTTTACTATTGTAGGGGAAGGGACAAAAGTAATTCTGGTTTACACCTACAGGACTGCAaaacaaacgaaaaaaaaaaatacttcctagtggaaatcgagtttctaaaactcgatttccatttggGTGGCATTATCGCAAATAAATTACATGAAtcaatttacaaaaatgccacttcaatggaaatcgagttttagaaactcgatttccactggGAAATCTGGCCCCCTAAAAAATTTTGCTCTCGGGTTGGGAGGAAAATTACccagtggaaatcgagtttctaaaactcgatttccagtGAAATATTTACAAGAATGCCACATTCagtgaaaatcgagttttagaaactcgatttccactaGGGAATTTTCCTGCCAACTCGAGAGCAAAATTTTTTAGGGGGAAGTGTGAGAGCAAACTTCccagtggaaatcgagtttctaaaactagATTTCCATTGAAcgtggcatttttgtaaattggTTCATGTAATTTATTTGCGATAATGCCACccaaatggaaatcgagttttagaaactcgatttccactgggaagtatttttttttttttttttcatttgttttgcaGTCCTGTAGGTGTAAACCAGAATTACTTTTGTCCCTTCCCCTACAATAGTAAAAGAGATCCAGAACACATCACATGGTCAGGGGTAAAGAAGTAGATACAAACCTATCTTTAAGTGGATTTCCTCATTTCAGATCCTatcattccatttattttcacTTATCCACATTAACATTCTCTTTAAGTGCTGTCCAATTCAATGTAGTGTCCTATATTGAAAAAGaagttttgaaaatgttgtCGAGAGGAATCGAACCTGAAGTCCACAACtccaacaatttttttcacgCATTGCAACCACTGAGGCAGTTGCCTTGGTTCTACAACCATTTATAATGCAATTAAAAGGGCAAACAACAATATGAGAAAAGTAATTTCACAGCAATTAAGTATAAATTCCATGgttataaaaactaaaacagTCAAAGAACCGAAAATAGGTCTGGTTCCCAGTTGAAACATCCggtctggtttttaaaaccatgataaGTTCTGATAAATGTTCCTTATCAACTATCATGTTTGTTTAGtccaaagaaggaaaaaatagaCTCTATTAAACTTTTAAGAAATAAGCAATGTTAAGATAAGAATAGGGAAATATGTATTAGACCAGGCTATGTAAAACATTACCCACTGTTAAGGAATTGACCTCCCACACAAATGCAATCATTCTACAGATAACTTTTAATTTGACAATGATAAtcgttttttcttttgttaggTAAAAGAAGCACCGAAAAAGCATATGTAGTTATGCTAGCCATGCACATGATAGGTATACAAATGATACATCAGTTGATCAAACTAGTACTAAAAGCATGGGAAGACAACAATAAGAAGGAAATGCAGTTGCTTACCCTCTCTTTGCACTGGACATTATCCTTTAGTACATGAGAAAGAACACCAGCAGCTCTGCAACAAGTCtgtgtttcaaaaaaaaaaaaaaaaccattggcACACATAGAGAGATTGTAATCTATGTATGTAAAGATGATACAATCCAACAAATTCAGCTGGTACTACTGTTGtctttagaatttaaattaccAAAGAACCACATTACCTCAAGATCACCATCATTTTCACTCAAGGTAAGACCATGCAATAGCATGTTGCAGGAGAAAAAGGTTATTCATCAGAAGAAGcttttagaagaagaagaaaagaatttgatgccttttatttttaattcatgtaacataatttaatatatGGACCCAGCTCAAAACAGATTAATCAGTAAAATGCAGTCCTTAATGCACAGAGAATAGACAAACCTTCCAAACGACATGTTCACATCCTCATCAAGGGGAGCACGAGTCATTAAATGCGATTGAGGAATTAATGTAGATGCTAACATTGTTTGACCATCAGAATTTTTTTGGTACAAGGGGTAtagcaaacaaaaacaagcaaaaataaACGGTCAAGAAGCAATGATGTATACAAGCAAAAGATTTAGATTATTAACTATGCATTGAACATGCTTAGGAAccaaagaaaatgacaaaatagaGCAGATACATGTTATCAACCTCGCAGAAGCTCTTAAAAACGTAATCAGCTGCAATAAACTCTTGCATACTAGATGTCCGCAAAAGGATTCGAAGAATAGAGTTCAAAGCAGGTTCTGTTTGTGGCTCCTCTCCAAGAACTTTGGTTGCAAGGATATCAAGATTCTTGGGTTGTCCAACAATCAGATCACCGATGCATTGTAATGCCTGACAAAGTGAATAGGTATACCTCAAACACCCTCTTAATCTACCAATAACAAATGAAAGTTACTGCATTTAAAAGGTAGGAGAAAATTTTTCCTGAAACATGGTGGTGTATACATAGTACCAGAAATTTGAAATAGAATTCCTAAATGcttatttttgtaatatctaAACTTTTatctatatctctctctctctctctctctctctctctctctctctctctctctctgtgcaaATTATGTGCACAAAaagggtgtgtgtgtgtgtgagagagagagagagagagaggcaaaaaGACAGTGAACAATGTTCAGAAAAGTCATCTTACCGCGCAACGGACAGCTACTGGTGCCCCCTGGCTTTCAACACCCAACAAAAGAAGATGATCCAATACTTTTTTCTGCAACCAATATACACATGACAGGATAAGATACCACCAAGTTAATGATTCTAAAGGAAGTAATTATAGCAGATATGAAGTTAGTAAGAAACCTGAACCAGTGTTGCTTTATTTGTTAGCTTATTTGCATCTTTTCCAGGATCAGCCTCTGTACCTCCCATCATTAACAAATTAATGGTTTCTAATGCACTGAGTAGATTAATTGTCTACTAGCATGGCGTTTGTttcaaggaaaagaagaaatacCAGTAAGGCTTCTGTGACAGAAAATTCAAAGATCTATGGTAAAATCTTATATACATTTGAGTATCTAACCTTTTGTTGGGTGAAACTGTAAGTACTTCCCCGTAGCTTCAGAATTGATATTACGGGGTCAAATCCCATAGTCTCTCTCAGTAGTATCTGAACCACACTTGGAAGCATTAGGAGCATGAGAAAATCTCAAGCATAAAATATAACACAACAGAGGCTGTAGACCTGATTAGATGCATTAGTTCGGAGAAGGTTGTTCAACAATTGAAGACAGTCCTGCACCATTACATGCATAATAGTTTTATAACCAAGATATTCGCAGAATTCTCAAATGCttgtaaagaaaaatagaaatgaataaATTGAGGAATAGCTAAACAGTCAACGACCATAAGTTGTTCTGTGATtctgagaaaaacaaaaagttttgaaaatggGACTCAGAATCAAGGCCAATGCACACACCTCTGTTTATTGTAACAAATTTTCTACAAAGAATatccccccccccttctctctctctctcttctatgtTAGGTGTTTGTCTGGGCAAGTAGAACCATAAAGAGAAAATCATAATGATGGATCAACAAAGCCTTTGTACATGCTTTCTTGTCACCTAAAATGTTCAACTAGAATGTGTCAAATGAGCAACATAACCCATACAGGAGAGGACAGCCAAAGGATAATATAAAGCATGTGGgtttcaaactcaaaaaaatggtcaaaactACAAGAGTCCTTAATTTAGGCTACAAGTAGAATCATAACCGTAAATAAACAATGACAAAATAGAACATTCagaccaaaacccacaaatggtGCTGAATCTCAATGTAATTATAGCATATAAACAGCTCATTTGCTAGCGAATTAGTGATATGCAATAGAGTCACTTAAACACTATCATAACTTCATTGTTGAAGCTGTCTTAGTAATCCATGACAAACTACTCGATTGATTGATATAAT
This genomic stretch from Quercus lobata isolate SW786 chromosome 3, ValleyOak3.0 Primary Assembly, whole genome shotgun sequence harbors:
- the LOC115979817 gene encoding uncharacterized protein LOC115979817, with amino-acid sequence MKIYNKNELKTARHTVRNFNNEIGVYQVVTPYNDHRGGGGNHSHEVHVIEQTCGCGKWQNLKIPCSHAIKVLKSLHLDATSYIDPCYSLNNAIQTYSHHFVVPKSESLWRDVRGPRWVPDPQLLRGKGHPVKSKLRNEMDGIRRERGSWREDPDLREIQPRQQCGVCHQEGHNRRCCPNSHGPSTSGSAAN
- the LOC115979819 gene encoding golgin candidate 6-like; protein product: MHVMVQDCLQLLNNLLRTNASNQILLRETMGFDPVISILKLRGSTYSFTQQKTINLLSALETINLLMMGGTEADPGKDANKLTNKATLVQKKVLDHLLLLGVESQGAPVAVRCAALQCIGDLIVGQPKNLDILATKVLGEEPQTEPALNSILRILLRTSSMQEFIAADYVFKSFCEVDNMYLLYFVIFFGS
- the LOC115979811 gene encoding uncharacterized protein LOC115979811; amino-acid sequence: MDELNLNSAWYDIKIIYRYPQEVLHERINYGYMATKEDKHVKMMFNRIQKMPQVNAAELYISSEPLAEVDTEMVQQTTTSLQFTALDDGCTAMGGYTMGDYMLPSQDHVVNTSETLHCQETHLEEDDEDEDYVEDKDKDEDHATNDGESIDGVDEYEERIERGDLENDVDDHEVIPHFEEENMEFYDEGDADDDIGIQHDTNTTIGYRPPADSFYANTWENMFNPSRLLEPFVCTWQDGMHFCKGLTFANKSAVKRALTIYAANDNRNFITRRSSTTKLCFACVDDNCKWYVGAFMKNKLNGLWVVTSYVGPHTCIPFGLQRDGRMMDFNFVASEIVEKLRQNHTARIDELWEIIRTKYNHELSYYKDSSTKYSYHTIPRPYEGIAVLRYVYWAFASCIAAFKYCRPVISIDGTHLYGKYKGVLMIAMTTDANQKVLPLAFAVVDRESGPSWGWFLECLRTSIEHVIPKDDIYIISDRHKGIRCAIREWPKGEDGREQVYHRYFLRHVASNFNTKFKDPTLKALALKAGYATHEAKFTSIMQTIKEAEINLLRGVDLIDRHILRYMPYTYLMSKDVDKWTQSQDVGRHYGAMTTNISKCFNGGT